A segment of the Terribacillus aidingensis genome:
ACAGCAGCATTCGAAATATCTTCCATAGAACTTAATTGTTCGTCTGTTGCTGAAGCAACAGCCTTGGAGCTGGATGATGTTTCTTTTGTTCCTGTTTCAAGAGTTGAAAGACTATGCTGCACTACTTCTACACCTGCAGTTAATTGCTGGGTGGCAGCTGCAACTTCTTGAATCTGGGCTGTTATCTGTCCAACAAGATTTAATATCTCGTTAAACTGCTGCTGGCTTTCGTTAGCGTAATTCATGCCTGAATCCACATTTTTCTGCACATTATGGATATTGACTACGGTATCTTTTGAGTCCGTTTCTATTGTGGAAACTAAGTGCTTAATATGGCTGGCAGATTGGTTTGTTTCATCAGCCAGCTTTCGGACTTCTTCGGCTACAACGGCAAAACCTTTTCCTTGTTCACCGGCTCGTGCAGCTTCAATGGCTGCATTTAATGCAAGGAGATTGGTTTGTTCCGAGATGTCTGTGATGAGAGAGGACATGTGACTTATTTCTGTTGTGCTTCTCACTAATGACTCTAATCCGCTCCCAGCTTCTTGGACAGAGTGATTGATTACAGTCATTTGTTCTGACATCATATTTACAGAAGAGACACCCAGCTCTGCTTTATCCTTCATAAAGGAGGAATTTTCAGCAATGCGGTTTGTGTTGTCAGCTACATTGGAAAGGCTCTCTAAAATCTCTGTTATGGATCCAGAGCTCTGTTCTGTCATGTTACTTTGATTTGTACTAGTTAAAGCAATTTCCTTCATGGATTGTGAGATTTGGTCTGAAGTAGCTCTAGACTGTTCAGAGCTTGCCGATAATTCTTCTGAAGCGGCCGCGACCTGTTGGGATGAACTGCTGATCTGCTTTACGATACCTGCCAGTGAGTGAACAAAAGCATTAAAGGATGCGGCAAGCTGACCAAATTCATCCTTACTTTTGACTGCGACTTTTTGAGTCAGGTCCGCATCTCCCTGTGCAATATCCTCAAGCTGCCTATTTAAACTTCTAAGAGGCACCAGGATGGATTTCAGAAGCAGCATACTCAAAAGGATACCTAATATAATGGAAATTATTGTAACTAAACTAATGAACCATCCACTTACAGTTCCATATCTATGAATATCTGCTTCTAAATCATTCACATCATTATTCAATTGATCGACTAACTCATTTACGGATGGATCTAGTAATTCCTTCCGTAATGTTCTTTCCTCTCCTAAGTGAAGTGATTCTGCTTGTTCGGGATTGGAGGCAAATTGAGTTACTACTTCCTGATTCATACTCCAAAACTCTGAAAAGTTATCCCGAATATCATTTACGTTCGTCAAATAATCCTTATTGTGGATGAGTGATTCCAATTCATCTAAAGTTGAGAAGATATCCTCGGATTTCTCTTCCATTCCATCAGAGAAATCCTGTTCGCCAGTGATGAGAAAACCTCTTTCATCATTCGATAAGCCAGC
Coding sequences within it:
- a CDS encoding HAMP domain-containing methyl-accepting chemotaxis protein; this translates as MKIKTKLLGIISILIFSLLLIGVSSIFINSSITEKNDILKDKMEFQNKIKHVQYRLAGLSNDERGFLITGEQDFSDGMEEKSEDIFSTLDELESLIHNKDYLTNVNDIRDNFSEFWSMNQEVVTQFASNPEQAESLHLGEERTLRKELLDPSVNELVDQLNNDVNDLEADIHRYGTVSGWFISLVTIISIILGILLSMLLLKSILVPLRSLNRQLEDIAQGDADLTQKVAVKSKDEFGQLAASFNAFVHSLAGIVKQISSSSQQVAAASEELSASSEQSRATSDQISQSMKEIALTSTNQSNMTEQSSGSITEILESLSNVADNTNRIAENSSFMKDKAELGVSSVNMMSEQMTVINHSVQEAGSGLESLVRSTTEISHMSSLITDISEQTNLLALNAAIEAARAGEQGKGFAVVAEEVRKLADETNQSASHIKHLVSTIETDSKDTVVNIHNVQKNVDSGMNYANESQQQFNEILNLVGQITAQIQEVAAATQQLTAGVEVVQHSLSTLETGTKETSSSSKAVASATDEQLSSMEDISNAAVSLSDLAEELQIIVNRFKY